From the Gemmatimonadales bacterium genome, one window contains:
- a CDS encoding class I SAM-dependent methyltransferase encodes MHRGMSRAVRWPVASQVHVNDGRSLGMLADRSIDFAFSFDSLVHAELPELDSYLREFARVLAPDGVAFLHHSNLASLGPPGLARRVLPDRLCTGLMSRGIIRSDGWRAYSVSAENLRQAADRAGVPCIRQELVNWGCDRLIDCFSTVTRRGLRWDRPLDVITNPGFMAEAEAIRARATQRGS; translated from the coding sequence ATGCATCGCGGCATGTCGCGAGCGGTTCGCTGGCCAGTCGCATCTCAGGTTCATGTCAATGACGGCCGGTCGCTTGGGATGCTGGCCGATCGCTCGATCGACTTCGCGTTCAGTTTCGACTCCCTCGTCCACGCGGAGCTTCCGGAGCTGGACAGCTATCTCCGGGAGTTCGCCCGCGTGCTGGCTCCGGACGGCGTCGCCTTTCTGCATCACTCGAACCTCGCGTCGCTCGGACCACCCGGGCTTGCTCGCAGGGTGTTACCGGACCGGCTCTGTACCGGCCTGATGAGTCGCGGGATCATTCGGTCCGACGGCTGGCGCGCCTACAGCGTGAGCGCGGAGAACCTTCGCCAGGCGGCTGACCGTGCGGGCGTTCCCTGCATCCGGCAGGAGCTGGTGAATTGGGGCTGTGACCGGCTCATCGACTGCTTCTCGACCGTGACACGACGAGGCTTACGTTGGGACCGCCCGCTGGATGTGATCACCAACCCCGGGTTCATGGCGGAGGCGGAAGCCATCCGAGCCCGGGCTACCCAGCGAGGCTCCTGA
- a CDS encoding response regulator encodes MPARILVLDDETAIRALVARVLDEEGYEVVTAADGFAGLEAAKSTQFDLVITNNCMPGMSGSEVMDRLHVLFPTLPLLHLDDLSHPSSQDFPEGVRTLYKPFSLTTLRETVRKLLPG; translated from the coding sequence ATGCCGGCGCGTATCCTGGTCCTCGATGACGAAACGGCCATCCGTGCCCTGGTCGCCCGCGTCCTAGATGAAGAGGGGTATGAGGTGGTCACCGCCGCGGATGGATTTGCGGGATTGGAGGCCGCCAAGTCGACCCAGTTCGATCTGGTCATCACCAACAACTGTATGCCCGGCATGAGCGGCTCGGAAGTAATGGATCGGCTGCACGTGCTTTTCCCGACGCTTCCGCTGCTCCACCTCGATGACCTGTCACACCCCTCAAGCCAGGATTTCCCCGAAGGCGTGCGGACCCTCTATAAACCGTTCAGCCTCACTACGCTTCGAGAAACCGTCCGGAAACTGCTGCCAGGCTGA